In Plasmodium sp. gorilla clade G2 genome assembly, chromosome: 5, one genomic interval encodes:
- a CDS encoding glideosome-associated protein 40, putative: MKFEKFNLPEWSDIERYFKDPELLTAEILFVALTLCNVFVMYRLFLDVIPYPIFVTWWQLAQGLLVAYVCGELGREFPKFAYFPKVEINENMLKVLFVPSIFYCLMLVLSNYLLYKTPCIASYPVLVSFTVVFHHLTRFIGCGEEYMPLRWKSIVFLLAAFIIGCFDSKTTGKGVIVWALLYALFSAIFRAGFMQKIMHLVDGKGNTLHNNQHLLGVLILPVLILLSGELSVFLHMPYDITSLHTWQMWGCLITVGTLPFIKNVISNRLVRRTGQGPWRFLEIISIILVFFIGMTYNAPSFKGYLAILCVIIGRSLGAFDVLLNASDYMHAEDERKRKNPRSSYAKSRQGTQASKPFLSSADNEEDEESSFSSNDSKSYQGSQDYDDKESVNSSSQQYSVHKGTSRMDSSSNQTSHGVMSADEDRAATFKSKSKLSRNYSSKQHEMLDSQA, from the coding sequence ATGAAGTTTGAAAAGTTTAATTTACCAGAATGGAGTGATATCGAAAGATATTTTAAAGACCCTGAATTACTTACAGCAGAGATATTATTTGTAGCTTTAACCTTATGTAACGTTTTTGTTATGTATCGTTTATTTTTAGATGTAATTCCATATCCAATATTTGTAACATGGTGGCAATTAGCTCAAGGATTATTGGTTGCTTATGTATGTGGTGAATTGGGTCGTGAATTTCCCAAATTTGCTTATTTTCCAAAAGTTGAgattaatgaaaatatgttAAAGGTATTATTTGTGCCTtcaatattttattgtttgaTGCTTGTATTatcaaattatttattatataaaacaccATGTATAGCATCATATCCAGTGTTAGTTAGTTTTACAGTTGTTTTTCATCACTTAACTCGTTTTATTGGTTGTGGAGAAGAATATATGCCATTGAGATGGAAATcaattgtatttttattggCTGCTTTTATAATTGGTTGTTTCGATTCTAAAACAACAGGAAAAGGTGTTATAGTATGGGCATTATTATATGCTTTGTTTTCAGCTATATTTAGAGCAGGTTTTATGCAAAAAATTATGCATTTAGTAGATGGTAAAGGAAATACTTTACATAATAATCAACATCTTTTAGGTGTACTTATATTACCAGTACTTATATTGTTATCAGGAGAATTAAGTGTATTTTTACACATGCCATATGATATTACATCATTACATACTTGGCAAATGTGGGGCTGTTTAATAACTGTTGGTACCTTACCattcataaaaaatgttatatcaAATAGATTAGTAAGAAGAACAGGACAAGGACCATGGAGATTTCTTGAAATTATATCTATAATccttgtattttttattggtATGACATATAATGCACCTTCATTCAAAGGTTATTTAGCTATATTATGTGTAATTATTGGAAGATCCTTAGGTGCTTTTGATGTTTTATTAAATGCATCAGATTATATGCATGCAGAAgatgaaagaaaaagaaaaaatccAAGATCCAGTTATGCCAAAAGTAGACAAGGAACACAAGCATCAAAACCATTCTTGTCATCAGCtgataatgaagaagatgaagaaagCTCATTCAGTTCTAATGATAGCAAAAGTTATCAAGGATCACAAgattatgatgataaagAAAGTGTAAACAGTAGCTCACAACAATATAGTGTGCATAAAGGAACCAGTCGAATGGATAGTTCATCAAATCAAACTAGCCACGGAGTTATGTCAGCTGATGAAGATAGAGCAGCAACATTCAAATCAAAATCAAAATTATCTAGAAATTATTCATCAAAGCAACATGAAATGCTTGATTCACAAGCATAA
- a CDS encoding BolA-like protein, putative produces MCIQKVIEDKLSSALNPTFLELIDKSCGCGTSFDAVIVSNNFDDKKLLDRHRLVNTILKEELQKIHAFSMKCHTPVEYDKLKSKST; encoded by the coding sequence ATGTGCATACAAAAGGTTATTGAAGATAAATTAAGTTCAGCTTTAAATCCCACATTTTTAGAGTTAATAGATAAATCTTGTGGATGTGGAACATCCTTTGATGCTGTTATAGTTTCTAATAAttttgatgataaaaaattattagataGACATAGACTTGTTAACACtattttaaaagaagaaCTACAAAAAATTCACGCCTTTTCTATGAAATGCCACACCCCAGTagaatatgataaattaaaGAGCAAAtcaacataa
- a CDS encoding NLI interacting factor-like phosphatase, putative: MKKRKFERCVYQILKIVKFYMNIWTKIKKLIKYILSPLLLRDSFHFKTYRKRRICPTMTLVLDLDETLIYCTKKKKYHYQKEVDVLINGKYLPLYVCKRPYIDLFFSSLYPFYEIIIFTTAIKSYADTVLNIIDVDHYIDKKFYREDCYEMNEKLYIKNLTNIKKELSKIILIDDSNISGFQYPDNFFPIKKWQGDLNDTELLHLIPFFLNLRKVKDIRSLFSFRLISQQDVSKLLSTSSSKHIKYLTDENSKYLYRHSLAFQAINYLKIFMNKFRYASSKKQWNELGKKINNKLKSYPFSLSKLKGSSDDEHKKKHRKIIHNRKLLH, encoded by the coding sequence atgaaaaaaagaaaatttgaAAGATGTGTTTATCAAATATTGAAGATagtaaaattttatatgaatatatggacaaaaataaagaagttgataaaatatattttaagtccattattattaagagattcatttcattttaagACATATAGAAAACGAAGGATATGTCCTACTATGACATTAGTATTAGATTTAGATGAGACCTTAATATattgtacaaaaaaaaagaaatatcatTATCAAAAAGAGGTAGATGTATTAATAAATGGAAAATATTTAccattatatgtatgtaagAGACCATATATAGATTTATTTTTCTCGAGTTTATATCCATTTTATgaaatcataatatttacaaCAGCAATAAAGTCATATGCTGATAcagtattaaatataatagatGTTGATCattatattgataaaaaGTTTTATAGAGAAGATTGTTATGAAATGAATgagaaattatatatcaaaaatttaacaaatataaaaaaagaattatctaaaattattttaatagatGATTCAAATATATCTGGTTTTCAATATcctgataatttttttccaaTCAAAAAATGGCAAGGAGATTTAAATGATACTGAATTATTACATCTCATAcctttctttttaaatttaagaAAAGTAAAAGATATTagatcattattttcattcagATTAATATCACAACAAGATGTATCAAAGTTATTAAGTACATCTTCTTCAAAACATATCAAATATTTAACAGATGAAAATTCCAAATATCTATATAGACACTCTTTAGCATTTCAAGCTATCAATTatcttaaaatttttatgaacAAATTTAGATATGCTAGCTCAAAAAAACAATGGAACGAattaggaaaaaaaataaataacaaattAAAGTCATATCCTTTTTCATTATCTAAATTGAAAGGTTCTAGTGATGATgagcataaaaaaaaacacagaAAGATAATTCATAACAGAAAATTGTTGCACtga
- a CDS encoding RAP protein, putative, with translation MKKASIKYINSRIYYSRSHLKQKQIYSFFSSSKNEQARIINKNDDFIIDESYNNVEFDEHISASFSFDINIDDDKWKKKEEIEYNNFIEKAKKASINPSTFFYTQKMTTDVKNTSDNRNYEKIQMHNKCVDNNISSNIVTSNKLTSHNVECVYKNENTYEDDIKSFLKNSCDDITLQDGDIIKKVIYLNDNNKNLHCSNKEIYKYLNDILDLLEMGSRVKRKDDVIKKGNKNNEQNGENKNNAKYEQNGENKNNTKYEQNGENKNNTKYEKNGENKNNTKYEKNGENKKYEQNKNNAKYEQNGENKNNAQNLQNEEIFTLSEIVERNVGGGHIKYFHNLISKKIYEDPFFLINLNYKNVVTNFTNFPDYYTNRFFKLVVENVKDMTYKNLVFILNILNNLNMKNMMRDLSYEVIKMLNKNTKNDQEDVLQSDNINKKENVQKNDIENNIKLCLHYINILNYHSLYFCEFYDYLILHIYQMKNDMLCFFTLQCFIHSLRTKHYLDKIYFLCLKKIQLFNFQELKCMIYCFHRFCKEYSKFYDLAIDIIKNKYIHNILNDNLNVVQLLLKITNNFKNNDKYVELTGLIAQNIIRHIEENIQYEGRNKKKQKIKKTHTQYINNLTNMNTSIDISTNDDTFKKENLSKMDTTCCNKTYLEGNVNDSNNGFLETSCDNIIKVIECLKYFEYNKKNSEDVKNCVNKIYEIINENIECLQKLCIEDIVYSIVCFSSYNKRIILYNNFLDIICEKSNELINAKNICLWIYPILNLSKISWYHKNYIELLFGYIKDNYILNRLSVFQLMKLLSSVVKMNIYDEDVYKILIEKLYKEWDIIKKKLIDISTFLWCCAYINIIYKPLFDSAYDLIIDLINKNNLNIINNNVIYKNCFVNITWSFIVANYHITQNNFDKILNITFFKRNPNENEAFKRLHQIADSCFKEISKTLINIKCLDILYSYCIHEKCKLLRNNFIIYKKEKDAIKMKNKIHDEIYHLLKHSFHISFDQHIEPYHNSPYLIDICLNQTSKIGICIFGKEYLMRTLKKSSWDFMNTGIVTLQMRILHAHGWKIIPINAGEWIQLNFDQKKNLLSEYFKQYSIQI, from the exons atgaaaaaagcttcaattaaatatattaattcaagaatatattatagtaGAAGTCActtaaaacaaaaacaaatttattcttttttttcaagtagtaaaaatgaacaagcacgtattataaataagaatGATGATTTTATAATAGATGAGAGTTATAATAACGTGGAATTCGATGAACATATATCAGCATCATTTAGTTTCGATATTAATATAGATGATGATAagtggaaaaaaaaagaagaaattgaatataataattttatagaaaAAGCAAAAAAAGCTTCAATTAATCCTTCCACGTTTTTTTACACACAAAAAATGACAACAGATGTGAAGAATACATCTGACAAtagaaattatgaaaaaatacaaatgcATAATAAATgtgtagataataatatatcatcaaaTATTGTAACATCTAACAAATTAACATCTCATAATGTCGAATgtgtttataaaaatgaaaacacTTATGAGGATGATATAAAgagttttttaaaaaactcATGTGATGATATAACCTTACAAGATGGTgacattattaaaaaagtaatttatcttaatgataataataaaaatttgcattgttcaaataaagaaatatataaatatttaaatgatattttGGATCTGCTGGAAATGGGATCTAGAGTCAAACGTAAGGatgatgtaataaaaaagggaaataaaaataatgaacaaaatggagaaaataaaaataatgcaaaatatgaacaaaatggagaaaataaaaataatacaaaatatgaacaaaatggagaaaataaaaataatacaaaatatgaaaaaaatggagaaaataaaaataatacaaaatatgaaaaaaatggagaaaataaaaaatatgaacaaaataaaaataatgcaaaatatgaacaaaatggagaaaataaaaataatgcacaaaatttacaaaatgaagaaatatttaCCCTATCAGAAATAGTAGAAAGAAATGTAGGAGGAggacatataaaatatttccataatcttatatctaaaaaaatttatgaagATCCCTTTTTCCTTATTAATCTTAACTATAAAAATGTTGTTACTAATTTTACAAATTTTCCAGATTATTATACAAATAGGTTCTTCAAGTTAGTTGTTGAGAATGTAAAAGATAtgacatataaaaatttagtttttatattaaacattcttaataatttaaatatgaaaaacatGATGAGAGATTTATCATATGAAGTAATTAAaatgttaaataaaaatacaaaaaatgatCAAGAGGATGTATTACAgagtgataatataaataaaaaagaaaatgtacaaaaaaatgatatagaaaataatataaaattatgtttacattatattaatatattaaattatcattCTTTATACTTTTGTGAattttatgattatttaatactacatatatatcaGATGAAAAATGACATGTTATGTTTTTTTACCTTACAATGTTTTATACATAGTTTAAGAACTAAACATTATttagataaaatatatttcttatgtttaaaaaaaattcagttGTTTAATTTTCAAGAATTAAAATGTATGATTTATTGTTTTCATCGTTTTTGTAAGGAATATTCAAAATTTTATGATCTTGctatagatataataaaaaacaaatatatacataatatctTAAATGACAATTTAAATGTGGTTCAgctattattaaaaataactaacaattttaaaaataatgataaatatgttGAACTTACTGGATTGATTgcacaaaatattataaggcatatagaagaaaatatacaatacgaaggaagaaataaaaaaaaacaaaaaataaaaaaaacacacacacaatatataaataatttgacAAATATGAATACATCTATTGATATATCAACTAATGATGATACttttaaaaaggaaaatctGTCTAAAATGGATACAACCTGTTGTAATAAGACATACTTAGAAGGAAATGTTAATGATAGTAATAATGGTTTTTTGGAAACATCatgtgataatattataaaagtaatagagtgcttaaaatattttgaatacaataaaaagaatagTGAAGATGTAAAAAATTgtgtaaataaaatttatgaaataataaatgaaaatattgaatGTTTACAAAAGTTATGTATAGAAGATATAGTATATAGTATTGTATGTTTTagttcatataataaaagaataattttatataataattttttagatATTATATGTGAGAAAAGTAATGAATTGATAAATGctaaaaatatttgtttgTGGATATATcctatattaaatttaagcAAAATATCTTGgtatcataaaaattatatagaattattatttggatatattaaagataattatatattaaatagatTAAGTGTATTTCAAttaatgaaattattatcatctgttgttaaaatgaatatatatgatgaagatgtatataaaatattaattgaaaaattatataaagaatgggatataataaaaaaaaaattaattgatATATCCACTTTTTTATGGTGTTGtgcatatattaatataatatataaaccaTTATTTGATAGTGCATATGATTTAATTAtagatttaataaataaaaataatcttaatataattaataataatgttatatataaaaattgttttGTTAATATTACTTGGTCTTTTATAGTAGCTAATTATCATATAACACAAAATAATTTcgataaaattttaaatattacattttttaaaagaaatccaaatgaaaatgaagcaTTTAAAAGATTACATCAAATTGCAGATTCATGCTTCAAAGAAATATCAAAAACTTTAATTAACATCAAATGTTTAGATATACTCTATTCATATTGTATACatgaaaaatgtaaattattaagaaataattttatcatttataaaaaagaaaaagatgccatcaaaatgaaaaataaaattcatgATGAAATATATCATCTTCTAAAAcattcttttcatatatCTTTTGATCAACATATAGAACCATATCATAACTCACCATATCTCATAGATATATGTCTAAATCAAACTTCTAAAATAggaatatgtatatttggAAAGGAATATTTAATGAGGACCTTAAAAAAATCTTCTTGGGATTTTATGAACACAGGAATTGTCACATTGCAAATGAGAATCTTACACGCCCACGGATGGaag ATCATTCCTATTAATGCCGGTGAATGGATACAACTCAATTTTGATCAGAAAAAAAATCTCCTCTCAGAATATTTCAAACAATATtctatacaaatataa